GCCAAGGGATTTGGGAGTTCGCCTAGCGATCTGGTTTGATTGTGACAGTCGAActgtaaatgttccaaatgttggCAGCTTTGAGATAAACCCTTTCACAGTCCACCAGATTCTTGGCATACCGTTGGGTGGCCGGTTAATTGACAAGATAGCAACAAGTGAGGCCAGGAGGGTCATTGCTGAAGACACCGGAATACATTCTACTGGGCCTAGCATTTCACACTTGATGAAGTTATTGTCCGATGACCTCCCTGATGAGAAGTTCCTTAGAATCTTCATGCTCATTTTATTGTCAACCTTCCTGTGTCCAACCAGCCACTCCTGTGCGAGCCCAGACTATTTCAATGGCATTGTTGAGACTGATGATATCGCCAGCTATGACTGGTGCAGCTTTGCATTAGACTGGTTAGTGGAAAAGATCAGACAGTTTCAGATCTCCTTGTCCAAGCCAACCATGAAAGGTAAAGAGCAGTCTATCTCTCTTGGAGGATGCTTGATGATTCCTTTGGTGAGTTATTGCCGCTTACATAAATCTTCTATGTGCATTCTTTAATTTATTATCATTTCTTGAAGGTGGATGTTTTTCCTTGATATATGCTTTTTGTAATGGACATGGTGTAGGTAATGTTCTTTGATTATCTCGATCTAAAAGGAACAAAGATTCGCAACTGCATCCCACGGTTACCAGCTTGGGATGATAAAGCCATCAGCGCGTTTGACAATATAAATTTTGCACAACTAAAGGTTAGTTAAAACTCTCTGTATGTCTTTTTCCatctctttttttcttctctgtttcCATGTTTCTCTATGCTTATCAGAATTTTTTGTCCTTTTTTACTCACCTTGCTCATTTTGGGTTTCCCTTTTTCAGTTCAAAGACATAACTAAAACATGTTTCATGGAAAAGCCATCATGTACTCCATCGTCTCATTCTTTGCCAAATGGAGTTGCTCAGTTCATCGACGGACTTATCCCATCTGATGATGATGTGAGTATATGGAGTATCTACTGTTTTCTAACAATGTGCTGTCTCTACTCTTTTCTAACAATGTGTCATGATTTTCATGTCTCAGTTCAGGGCAAAGATGAAGGAGATGTGCGCCGAATTT
This portion of the Triticum urartu cultivar G1812 unplaced genomic scaffold, Tu2.1 TuUngrouped_contig_5104, whole genome shotgun sequence genome encodes:
- the LOC125528780 gene encoding uncharacterized protein LOC125528780, yielding MVHLRFTGASDSRSSRSRETIGDVIHGKAITTKLSLPKIRTIIKKLTPRQRDLVRARGFGTMLDINCSQLPRDLGVRLAIWFDCDSRTVNVPNVGSFEINPFTVHQILGIPLGGRLIDKIATSEARRVIAEDTGIHSTGPSISHLMKLLSDDLPDEKFLRIFMLILLSTFLCPTSHSCASPDYFNGIVETDDIASYDWCSFALDWLVEKIRQFQISLSKPTMKGKEQSISLGGCLMIPLVMFFDYLDLKGTKIRNCIPRLPAWDDKAISAFDNINFAQLKFKDITKTCFMEKPSCTPSSHSLPNGVAQFIDGLIPSDDDFRAKMKEMCAEFYKTSMDACLNALQPVLAKQMCTMVETIQNQVNNRASSSSAPPVNELTCKDCNSQKCTMRDGVSATPLQTVIDAEFHNPSVGPALGTVESTGGGDIFHYDPTDEDVVNILLQLRRHGGSVMGDAPFGALVADQPVVFMSSEQDFGTEDSPSAATEVGHPESNQISAAECSRASKRHKAH